In Acanthochromis polyacanthus isolate Apoly-LR-REF ecotype Palm Island chromosome 18, KAUST_Apoly_ChrSc, whole genome shotgun sequence, the following proteins share a genomic window:
- the LOC110957830 gene encoding annexin A1-like, with the protein MSIFGKFLKGIVHDRNPTDDTVKVKGKEKPKFYGTVPPYPNFNASSDASVLQSAIDSKDVDEDVIIAVLVKRNNEQRQKIKMVYEASTGQRLEEDLKSVLRSHLEDVSLALLMPPAHFDAYLLRKATKGLGTDEDVLVEIFATRTHQEIQEIKRVFQEEYGKDLKEVIEDETSGDFTKALLAMMDGKKDEDHEVDIDLARKDAETLFEAGENTEGIDVSTFIDILTTRSGPQLSKTFQQYAAVSDITLPKALKLELSGDIEDCLIDIVKCAWNTPAFFAEKLHLAMKGHGTCEDTLIRVLVSRSEVDLKKIVEEYRAMYDFSLQEDILKDTRGHYEQILLGLCGPY; encoded by the exons ATGTCCATCTTCGGAAAGTTCCTCAAAGGTATCGTCCATGACAGAAACCCCACAGACGACACGGTCAAG GTGAAGGGTAAAGAGAAGCCTAAATTTTATGGAACAGTCCCTCCGTATCCAAACTTCAACGCCAGCAGCGATGCTTCAGTCCTCCAGAGCGCCATTGACAGCAAAG ATGTGGACGAGGACGTGATCATTGCAGTTCTGGTGAAAAGAAACAACGAACAGAGGCAGAAGATCAAGATGGTTTATGAAGCTTCTACTGGGCAG AGGCTGGAAGAAGACCTGAAATCAGTTCTCAGGTCACATTTAGAGGACGTATCTCTGGCTCTGCTGATGCCGCCGGCTCACTTTGACGCCTATCTGCTCAGGAAAGCCACCAAG GGTCTGGGGACAGATGAGGACGTCCTGGTGGAGATTTTTGCAACCAGAACACACCAAGAGATTCAGGAGATCAAGAGGGTCTTTCAAGAAG AGTATGGAAAAGATCTGAAGGAAGTTATCGAAGATGAGACCAGCGGAGACTTCACTAAAGCTCTCCTGGCCATgatggatggaaaaaaagaCGAAGACCACGAAGTAGACATCGATCTGGCCCGAAAGGATGCAGAG ACTCTGTTCGAAGCAGGTGAGAACACTGAAGGAATTGACGTCTCCACGTTCATCGACATTCTGACCACACGGAGCGGCCCTCAGCTCTCTAAAA CGTTCCAGCAGTACGCCGCCGTCAGCGACATCACGTTACCTAAAGCCCTGAAGTTGGAGCTGAGTGGAGACATTGAAGACTGTCTCATTGATATCG TGAAATGTGCCTGGAACACACCAGCTTTCTTCGCTGAGAAGCTCCATCTGGCCATGAAG GGTCATGGCACATGTGAGGACACATTGATCAGAGTACTGGTGAGTCGCTCTGAGGTCGACCTGAAGAAGATCGTGGAGGAGTACCGGGCCATGTATGACTTTAGCCTACAGGAGGACATACTG aagGACACTAGAGGACATTATGAGCAAATCCTGCTGGGACTGTGTGGACCTTACTGA
- the slc30a5 gene encoding proton-coupled zinc antiporter SLC30A5: MEDKYSSNVLSGGKLGMVEVPDSRLTRYIVLLVISKVLKALGIFESYDILKVVHIVQFIFILKLGSAVILLFFQKPFSSGKVISKRQWIKLLKHAVFSCVISLLGFFGLTLCGPLRTLLLFEHSDVVVIALLGVLFTNSGGGPSKTRGAAFFIIAVICLLLFDNDDLMAKMAEHPEGHHDSALTHFLYTAIAFLGVADHKGGVVLLVASLCLKVGFHTASRKLSVEIGGAKRLYALDNLVSAMVLLPWVIVLSATTESKVESWSSLVLPFGMIIFSVMILEFYVEAVCCAKMETPRCARYGAIALFLSALLLANFWTHPLTDQLRSIGKPPQQVSTEHVLSGGVLVSAIFFIMSSSILSSPSKKGQKGTLVGYSPEGTPLYNFMGDALQHTSQSLPRFIKDSLKQILEEYDSRQIFYFLCLNLAFTFVELFYGVWTNSLGLISDGFHMLFDCSALVLGLFAALMTRWKATRIFSYGYGRVEILSGFINGLFLMVIAFFVFMESVTRLLDPPNINTDMLTPVSVGGLLVNLVGICAFSHAHSHGGKSCSSQDHGHSHHGHSHGEHSHGGHGHSHGGHGHGGHGHGGHGHSHGSGGGGMNANMRGVFLHVLADTLGSVGVIISTILIRQFGWLIADPICSLFIATLIFLSVIPLLKDACEVLLLRTPPEHEKDLNTALEKIEKIEGVLSYRDPHFWRHSANMIAGTIHLQIMSDVVEQRIIQQVTAILKDAGVNNLSVQVEKEAYFQHMSGLSTGFQEVLAMTQQMESMKYLNDGTRIM; encoded by the exons ATGGAGGATAAATACAGCAGCAACGTCCTGTCTGGGGGGAAGCTGGGCATGGTGGAAGTGCCTGATTCCAG GTTAACCAGGTACATTGTTCTGCTGGTCATCTCGAAGGTCCTCAAGGCTCTTGGGATCTTTGAGTCGTACGATATCCTCAAAGTTGTTCACATAGTTCAGTTCATCTTCATATTAAAATTAGG GAGCGCTGttattctgcttttctttcaaaagccGTTTTCATCTGGAAAGGTCATCTCAAAAAGACAG TGGATAAAATTACTAAAACACGCTGTTTTCAGCTGTGTCATTTCCCTCCTGGGCTTCTTCGGTCTAACTCTCTGTGGACCTCTGAG GACGTTATTGCTTTTTGAGCACAGTGATGTCGTGGTCATCGCTCTGCTTGGTGTTCTGTTCACAAACTCAGGAGGAGGACCTTCCAAG ACCAGAGGTGCTGCTTTCTTCATCATCGCTGTGATCTGCCTCCTGCTGTTTGACAACGATGACCTGATGGCGAAGATGGCCGAGCACC CTGAAGGACATCATGACAGCGCGCTCACTCACTTCCTCTACACTGCCATCGCATTTTTAGGAGTTGCAGATCACAAA GGTGGTGTTGTGCTGCTGGTGGCCTCTTTGTGTCTGAAAGTCGGCTTCCACACGGCGTCCAGGAAACTGTCAGTGGAAATCGGTGGCGCTAAACGTCTCTACGCCCTCGACAACCTGGTTTCTGCGATGGTGCTGCTGCCCTGGGTCATCGTGCTGTCAGCAACCACAGAA AGTAAAGTAGAATCGTGGTCGTCCCTCGTCCTGCCGTTCGGGATGATCATCTTCTCCGTCATGATCCTGGAGTTTTACGTCGAGGCCGTCTGCTGCGCCAAGATGGAGACGCCGAGATGCGCCCGGTACGGCGCCATCGCCCTTTTCCTGAGCGCTCTGCTGCTGGCAAACTTCTGGACTCATCCGCTGACCGACCAGCTTCGCTCCATAGGAAAACCTCCCCAGCAGGTCAGCACTGAGCATGTGCTGTCTGGAGGAGTGCTGGTCAGCGCCATCTTCTTCATCATGT CCTCCAGTATTCTCTCGTCTCCATCGAAGAAAGGTCAGAAGGGCACCCTGGTGGGTTATTCCCCTGAAGGGACGCCGCTGTACAACTTCATGGGCGACGCCCTGCAGCACACGTCGCAGTCGCTCCCACGATTCATCAAAGATTCACTGAAGCAGATCCTGGAGGAGTACGACTCCAGACAGATCTTCTACTTCCTCTGTCTCAACCTG GCCTTCACCTTCGTGGAGCTGTTTTACGGCGTTTGGACCAACAGTCTGGGATTAATCTCTGACGGCTTCCACATGCTGTTCGACTGCTCCGCTCTCGTCCTCGGCCTGTTCGCTGCCCTCATGACCCGCTGGAAAGCCACCAGGATCTTCTCCTACGG GTACGGTCGAGTTGAAATACTTTCCGGATTCATCAACGGCCTGTTTCTGATGGTCATCGCGTTCTTCGTCTTTATGGAGTCGGTCACGCGTTTGCTGGATCCTCCAAACATAAATACAGACATGCTGACG CCGGTGTCTGTGGGAGGTTTACTGGTCAACCTGGTGGGAATCTGCGCCTTCAGTCACGCCCACTCCCACGGCGGCAAAAGCTGCTCGTCACAAGACCACGGTCACTCGCATCACGGCCACTCCCACGGCGAGCACAGCCACGGAGGTCACGGACACTCTCACGGAGGACACGGTCACGGTGGACATGGACACGGAGGACACGGACACTCCCACGGCTCAGGAGGTGGAGGAATGAACGCCAACATGAgag GCGTTTTCCTTCACGTCCTCGCCGACACTCTGGGCAGCGTCGGCGTCATCATCTCCACCATCCTCATCCGTCAGTTTGGCTGGCTGATCGCCGACCCCATTTGCTCGCTCTTCATCGCCACGCTCATTTTCCTCAGCGTCATCCCGCTGCTGAAGGACGCCTGCGAGGTTCTTCTTCTACGAACTCCACCAGAACACGAGAAGGACCTGAACACTGCGCTGGAAAAg ATAGAGAAGATTGAAGGAGTTTTGTCGTACAGAGACCCTCATTTCTGGAGGCATTCGGCCAACATGATCGCTGGAACCATCCACCTGCAGATCATGTCGGATGTGGTGGAGCAGAGGATCATACAGCAG GTGACGGCCATTTTGAAAGACGCGGGGGTGAATAATCTGTCGGTCCAGGTGGAGAAGGAGGCGTACTTCCAGCACATGTCTGGACTCAGCACCGGATTTCAAGAGGTTCTGGCAATGACACAGCAGATGGAGTCCATGAAGTATCTGAACGACGGGACGCGCATCATGTAA